The following is a genomic window from Salinibacterium sp. UTAS2018.
CTGAAAAAACGATCGAGTAGCGGAACCGGCCGCATTGACCGCGCTTCGTTGCGAGCCCTGCGCTACGAAGCGGCGGCCGCCGAATCGCACTGCGGCTCGAGCGTGGACTTGATCTTGCCACTGACCGAGGCCAGGGCATCCTGCTCCTCGCGGGTCAACAGGTCGAAGAAGTGCGTGCGCACAAACGCGAGGTAACCGGATGATGCCTGCCGCACCGCTTCGAGACCGTCGGCGGTGATCTGCACGTCGAGACCGCGAGCATCCGAGGGGCAGCTCTTACGTTCCAGCAGCCCGCGGGTCTCCATGCGCTTGAGCAGGTGAGAGAGGCGACTGCGGTCCCAGCCGAGCGAAAATCCCAGGTCACGGGCGCGAAGGAGAGTGTCGGACTGCTCGGCGTGGTCGGTGAGCGCCGTGAGCACCGCGTGTTCCGGGCCGGAGAGCTGAGCATCCTGAACTAGCTGCTTGTCGAGAGACGACGCCAGCTGTTGCGTTGCGCTGACGAACCCGCGCCAGAGGGCGTTTTCGCGGTCATCCATTTCGCGTGCGTTCGTCATCACAGCCTCTTTTCCTTACTCGCAAGAATTAGTTTGACACCTTATTGTTGATATGACAACATCTTTAGTGACACGTCAACAAACTTCGTCCTAAGGGGATACAGCATGACCAAGATTGCGATCATTACGGGCGCCAGCCGCCCGGGCAGCGTCAACCAGTCCGTCGCCGAGTGGGTTCTCGCCCAGGTTTCGACCCGTGACGACGCCGAGTTCGAAATCGTCAACATCGCCGACTTCGACCTCCCGATGCTCGACGAGCCCTACCCCGCCGCGTACCAGAACTACCAAAATGACCACACCAAGGCGTGGTCAGCCAAGATTAGCGAATTCGACGGCTTCATCTTCGTGGCCCACGAATACAACCACAGCGCGGGCCCGGTTCTGGTCAACGCCCTCTCGTACCTGAACGCTGAGTTCAACAACAAGGCTGCTGGCTTCGTCTCCTACGGCTCCATGGGCGGCGTTCGCGCCGTCGAGCACCTGCGCGGAATCCTCTCCGAACTGCAGGTAGCGCACGTGCAGCGCTCCGTCATGTTCTCGCTGTTCACCGACTTCGAGAACTTCAGCGTCTTCGCTCCGACCGAGCAGAACGCCGGCACGCTCGCGCCGATGGTCGACCAGCTCACCGCGTGGACCCGCGGAATGGCAGCCGTTCGCACCGAGCAGTTGGCCACCGTCGCCGCTTAAACAAGCGCACACCCCCTCAAACGGCTTTCCGGCATTGGCCGGGAGGCCGTTTGTGCGTTCGGGCGCCGGAACACTCCACAGCCCCGTATTCTCAGCCCCCAGTACTATATATTCAAATATATAGAGAGGGGCCACTCATGACCGTGACATCCATCGACATCGATCCCACCGAGCTGCGTACCGCCCGAGACCTCACCGGCTCACGCAGCAACCGAGAGACGGTCGATTTAGCCCTGCGCACTCTTATCGCGCTGCGCCGCCAACCGGCTGCCGTTGAGCGCATCATCGGTCGCACGTTTGATGACGATCAGATCGACGCTCCCACATCGCGACCAACCGCCGAGTAGTGGCCACCTACCTCGTCGACAACAGCATCTGGCAGAAAGCCGCTCGAAGCGCGACCATAGCCGCACGACTGCGAGCGCTTTCACCTCAGCACCTCATCATCACGTGCCCGCCCCAAGTGCTGGAGTACCGCCATTCAGCGCGAACGGATGCCGAGTACGCGGAGCTGCGTGAAGACATGGAGCATTTGCTCCCCGCGCTCGAACACCCCTCGACCAGCCAAGCCCTCGACATTCAGCACGCCCTGTGGGCTACCGGTCGCATACGCGCGGCCGGCGCCTTTGATTGCCTGATCGCCGCTTATGCCCTGGCTAACGACGCCATCATCCTGAATAGCGACCACGACTTCGGTTATATCGAGAGCGCAACCAACGGTGCTGTGCGTCAGGAGTTCGTGCCCGAATAGAGCGACTTGACGCCGACACCCAGCCTGTTGGCGCTCACCCGCGTAGCCGAGGCTCGCGAATCGCTCGGCTGGGATGCCGCCCCGAACCCGGGCCCTTACCCTGGCTGGTAATGCGCCCGAATCGACGCCCGACTGAAGTTTCCTCTGTTAATCACGATTGGCGTTGTTAGCATGGCAGCGTGCAATGGGTTGAGGTCGAGGCGGATGGAGCGCGAGCCGTTCTATCCTCTTCGGGGATACCCCGAGGTACGCAGACTGAGTTACGACACACGCCGCGGGCGCGCCACTGCGCTTCGCGCAGCAATGCGCCCGCAGTGACAGACAGGTCGATCTCAGCCCATTGCTTCACCCTTCGAAGAGCCCTAAGAAGAGTTAGCCTTCTCGCGGATCACGATGACTGATGCACCGCCACAGACGACCGGCTCACCGATTAGCGGTGTGCCTCGGGTTCGCCGCGTTCCGCACCCCACACCTGCAGCAATCGCGGGCGCACTGTCGTACGCGTTTCTTGCTGCCGATCAGTGGGCGACCAACTCACTAATCGACGCAGGCGCCCGCGTGCTCGGAGCACGACGCCGTTGGCTGCGGACGGTGGTCGCCGATGTCGTAGCCGTCTACCACCGTCCGCCAGCCGATTCATCTCGCGAGTTAGCTTCGTTCGTTGTGCAATTGCCCGCATTCGTGGAGGCGATCGCTAAAGCGAAGCAACAACGCCGTCCCATTGGCCTGCACCATTTTCCTGCAGCTCCGTCGCAGGCCCGTGATCGGGGCGACCCCGTCCCCGTGGTCGACACTGTTGGCGAGCTCGCGACGCTGCTCGGGGTGACGGTTGGCCACCTTGAGTGGTGCGCCGACACTAAGAATTGGAACCGCCGCGCACCCGCTGGGCGACTTCAGCACTACAGGTATGAGTGGCGCCAACGACCGGGCCGCACGCCTCGCCTGCTCGAGGTGCCTGAGGAACGAATTCGCCGCGTTCAACGCACCTTGCTCGATACTGTTATCGGTCTGATCCCCACCAACGTTGCGGCCCACGGTTTCGTGGCGAGCCGCAGCGCAGCAACAGGGGCGGCTCTCCACACTGCCCGTGAAATTGTGGTGACTCTCGACCTGACAACATTCTTTACCCGGGTGACAGCAGCGCGTATCTATGGCGTGTTTCGTCAATCAGGTTTTCCTGAGTCAGTTGCCCACATACTGACGGGTCTGTGCACGAACTCTGTTCCGCCACGGGTGATCGCCGCGATGCCACCAGGAGGCAGTGCGGATGAACGGTTCGCCCTGCGGCAAGCGTTGGCGGGCAATCATCTCCCGCAAGGAGCGCCGTCGTCGCCCATGCTGGCAAATCTAGCCATTCGCCGCCTTGATTCGAGACTCACAGGTTGGGCCAACGCAATCGGTGCCACGTACACTCGCTACGCCGATGACCTAGCCTTCAGCGGCGATCGCGACCTCGCGCGCCGACCCGATGCGTTCATCCGGGGTGTGCACCGCATCGTTCTCGACGAGGGCCACAACGTCAACCCCCGAAAGACGAGAGTACGGCGTTCAGGCACGAAACAAACAGTCACCGGAATCGTCGTCAACGAACGCACCAACATCTCCCGCCACGACTACGACGCGCTCAAAGCACTGCTTCACAACTGCGCACAGCACGGACCAGATTCGCAAAACCTTAGCCACCACGTCGATCTTCGCGCCCATTTAATGGGGCGCATTGCGTGGGTCACGGCTCTCAACCCGCACAAAGGTGAAGTTCTGCACACAAAGTTCGCCCTTATCCGCTGGTAGCGCCTAGCATCGCTGCCTCCGCCGACCCCCAACGTCGCTGACAGCTAGCCCAGTTCGGCCGTCAGCACCGCATCGTAAATCTCCATCGCCTCGGCGATTTCGGCGGGCGTGACAACGCACGGCGGCAGCACCTGGATGCGGTTTTCGGTCACGAAGGGCAGCAAGCCACGCTCCACCAGGCCAGCGCGAATGCGCCCCATCGTTGCAGCCGGCACTGGTTCACGAGTGCCCCGGTCGGTCACAAGTTCGATCGCCCAGAACACTCCACGACCGCGCACTTCACCGATCGACGGATGGCGTTCGGCGAGCGCGTTCAAGGCCGGCCCAATGTGGTTCTCGCCGATGTCGCGCACGTGCTCAAGCACGCCTTCGGAGGCGATCGTGTCGAGCGACGCCACAACGGTGGCGGCGGCCAGCGGATGCCCCGAATACGTCAAGCCGCCGGGGAACACCCGGTCGTTGAAGAACGCTGAAATCGGGTCGTCGATGATCACGCCGCCGACCGGGACGTAGCCCGAGTTCACTCCCTTGGCGAAGGTGATGAGGTCAGGCCGCACGTCGAAGGCATCGAACGCGAACCACTCGCCAGTGCGCCCGAAACCGCACATCACTTCGTCGAAGATCAGCAGGATGCCGTGCTGATCACACAGTTCACGGACGCCAGCGAGGTAGCCAGCCGGCGGCATCAGAATGCCCGGAGTTCCCGGGATCGGCTCCAGCAGCACGGCCGCGATTGTCTCCGCGCCTTCCGCTTCGATCACGCGCCGCAAGTGCTGCAGTGCACGTTCGCTCTCTTGCTCGGGCGTCGTCGCCCAGAACTCGGAGCGGTACAGGTAGGGCCCGAAGAAGTGCACGTGCCCGCGCGCGAACTCGTTCGGGATGCGGCGCGGGTCGCCCGTGGCCACAATGCTGCTGCCGGTGTTGCCGTGGTACGAGCGGTACGCCGAAAGAATTTTGTCGCGCCCGGTGTAGAGCCGCGCCATCCGCATGGCATTTTCGTTGGCGTCCGAGCCGCCGTTCGTGAAGAACACGCGATTGAAGCCCTCGGGAGCGATCGCCGCCAAACGCTTCGCGGCCTCACCACGGGTCACGTTGGCAGTGGGCGGTGAGATCGTCGCGAGCAGTTGAGACTGCACCCGGATTGCTTCAAGCAGGGCCGGATGCTGGTGCCCCAGATTCACATTGACGTGCTGGCTAGAAAAGTCGAGATATTCATTTCCGGCGTGATCCCACACGCGGGTGCCGAGCCCACTCTTGATGCTCACGGCGGCGGCATGGGCGGGAGTCTGCGCCGACCACGAATGAAAAATGTGCGCCTGATCGAGTTCGAGCGCATACGCGTCGAGGTCTCGGGAGTCGTGCTCGGTCATGGCGCTGGCCCTTCAACGTAAATAAGCGGTGCTGGCATGAAACTGGTGCTGCGCGCGAAGCTGTGCCGCAAGAAAACGAATGCCGCCCTCACGAGCGTAAGGGCGGCATCCGTCTAGCGGTTATTCAGTGCGACTAGTTGCCGCCCTCGAGGAGGGTGACGTCGATCGGGCTGAAGCTGGAACCGGTGGTGTCGACACCATCGGCTTCGAGTTCTTCAAGTGCCTTCATGATCCAGTCGTTCGACCATGCCGTTGCCGGCGGGGCCGTGGTGATGGGGCTCGCGCCCGACTCGTTGACGGCGCTGATGGCGCCCTCTACCGTGCGGTCCCAGGCAGCTTCGTCGATGACGCCGATGCCGTTCTCGGCCGGCCAGATCAGCTTGTTGGTCTCGTTGGTCATCCACAGTTCGTGGCTGGGGCCCCAACCGGAACCGGCAGCAACGGTGCCTTCGGCAGCAGACTCGGGGTTCTCAGCCGAGTAGATCCAACCCTTGACGACGGCCTTGAGGAACTTGACGGTCGTCTCTTGGTAGTCCTCGTCGCTGTCGAGACGCTCGGTGTCAGCCCAGATTGCATCCTGGAGCATGGCACCAACGGTGTCTTCGTAGCTGATGACGTTGAAGTCAGAGGGCTGGTAGAGCTCTCCGGTGTCGGGGTCGGTCGATTCGAGCAGCTGGGCGTACTCGTTGTACGTCATGGCCTGCGCGGCGTCGATGTCACCCTGCAGGAAGGCGTTCATATTGAAGTCCTGCGTGATGATCTGCACGGTGGAGGAGTCGAGGCCTTCCGCAGCCATCGCTGCGAAAATTTCCCACTCGTTTCCGAAGCCCCACGAACCGATCTTCTTGCCCTCAAAGTCGGCGACCGAGTCAATACCCGAGTCAGCCCACGACACCTGAAGGGTGCCCGACTTCTGGAAGATCTGAGCGATATCGGTGAGGTTGGCGCCCTGTTCGATGGAACCCAGAACCTTGGGAACCCAGGCTACGGCGTAGTCAACGTCGCCGTTAGCGAGAGCGTCTTGCGGAACGATGTCGCCGCCCGACGGGATGATTTCTACGTCAAGGCCCTCTTCTTCAAAGAAGCCCTGATCAGCGGCGGCAAAGTACCCAGCGAACTGCCCCTGAGGCAGCCACTGCAGTTGGAGCTTCACTTCGGTGAGGCCGTCAGCAGACTCCGAAGAACCGCTGTCACCCCCATCGCCGGTGGAGCATGCTGCGAGGAGGACCGCTGCCGTTACGGCAAACGCTCCGGCCGCTAATGAGCGGCGTTTGGTGAACTTCATGTCAGACCTTTCAGATTCACGGTGCAAGTGGATACTGCGGGTACTGCTGTGTTGCGGTACTGCTGTACTGCGGGTGGAGCGGTTATCTCCCCTTCTTTTCTCTGCGGGGCGTTGTCATCGGGAGCCCCCGGTCGGAACGCGACGCAGCACAAGTCGTTCGAGTGCGAGCGTCGCAAGATAAAAGAGCAGCCCCAGACCAATGGATGCCACGACATACGCCCAAGCGCGGCCATACGCGCTTGAGGCTGCCGAGGTTGCAATCAGGCTGCCAAGACCGCCGCGTGGCCCGCCGAAGTATTCCGCGACGAGGGCGGAGATCACGGCGAGCGAGGAGGCGATCCGGATGCCGGTCAAGATGAACGGACGAGCGGTGGGCAACGTGAGCTTCATCAGCATCTGCCCGGAGTTCGTCGCGTAGGCCTTCATCAGGTCGCGGTGCACGGGCTTCGTCTGGCGGAACCCCCGCAGCGTATTGATGAAGATCGGCACGAACGAGGCAATGGCCGCAATTGCTTGACGGCCAAACTGGCTGTCGGCTCCGAACATCGAGTTGAGCACGGGTGCAAGCGCAACGATCGGTACGACGGCGAGCGCCGCCACGATCGGAGCGCTCATCTGATCGGCAATGCGCCAGCGAGCGGCAACCGCGGCGAAAACGATTCCCACGAGCGAGCCGACCAGCAGGCCGAGCAGGCTGTTGGTGCCGGTGAGGGCGGTGGCCGAAACGACGGAAGGCCAGAACTCCACGAGCTCCGTCACGATCGAGATCGGGCTGGGAAGCAGGTAATCCGAAACGCCACCGACGGTCACGAGCAGTTGCCAGATCACGAGCACGATCAGCCCGAAGCTGATCGGTGCCACGATGCGCAGCGTCGCTTCCGTGCGCGGGGTCCAGCCTTTCGAGCGGCGCGCGCCAACGCCGCGACCGACGATCGCGTTCGCCGTAGTGCTGGTATCCGCACTCATCGGGTGTCCACTCCCCGCGCTGTTCCCGCTCCGTCGCCGGCCGAGTGGTCCGCGCCGCCGTGCAGCGCTTCCCGCACTTCGGTGACCATTTCGAAGAAGGAGGATGCTTCGCGCAGGTCGTCGTCGCGTTCTTCGCGGCCCTCGGCGGCATCCAGTCGCATTTCGACGATCTGGCTGATGCGACCCGGTCGCGGCGACATGACGACAACGCGGTCCGAGAGAAAGACGGCCTCGGGAATCGAGTGCGTCACGAACACGACGGCGGCACCGGTATCGGCGGCGATGCGCACGAGGTCGGTCTGCATCTTCTCGCGAGTCATCTCGTCGAGCGCACCGAAGGGCTCATCCATCAGCAGCAGTCGCGGCTGTTCAGCGAGCGAGCGCGCAATGGCGACGCGCTGCTGCATGCCGCCCGAGAGCTGATCGGGAAAGCGGTCGGCAAACTCGGTGAGGCCCACCATGTCGAGAAGATCCGCGACGCGAGTGCGACGAGCAGCGGCTGCGACGCCGTGCAGTTCGAGCGGAAGCGCCACGTTTGCCGCGACCGAGCGCCACGGCAAAAGCCCGGCCTGCTGAAACGCGATGCCGTAATCCTGATCGAGGCGAGCCTGAGTGGCCGTCTTGCCAAAGACCGTCAGCTCGCCCGAGGTTGGGTCGTCGAGGTCGGCGATCAGGCGCATGAGCGTCGACTTGCCACAGCCCGAGGGACCGATGAGGGAAACGAACTCGCCGGCCTGAACCGTGAGGTCGATGTTCTCGAGCGCGTGCACGATGCCGGTCGCGGTCTGAAACTGCTTGTTCACTCCGCGCACTCGCACGGCAGCGGCATCCGCTGTCATGGTCGCGCCGAGATTGATGGCAGAAGTGGTGGTCGGGATCTGGTCGCTCATGCGGCCTCCTCGGTTCGTCTGTAGTCCTTGAGAATCACGCCGAGCAAGGCGACCGAACCGGCCGCGACAAGCCCGAGAACGATCGCGCCGAAGATGGGGCCCCACGCCTTCGAGGGGTCACCCGATGCTTGACCGGCGAATTGAATAAGTAGGCGACCGATGCCGCCCTGAAGTCCCGTTGACACTTCGGCCACGACCGCACCGATCACGGCGTTGGCCGCGCCGAGGCGAAGTGCCGGCAGAAGATAGGGAACGGATGCCGGCAGTCGCAAGCGCAGCAGCGTCGGCCAGTAGCCCGAAGCGTAGGTCTCGAATAGCTCGACGTGGATGCGGTCCGGAGACTGCAGCCCCTTGAGCGCGCCGACCGTGATCGGGAAGAACGCGAGGTAGCTCGCGATGAGCGCGACCGACATCCAGTCTTGCCACTCGAACGAACCGATTTCGACGCGCGAGCCCCAGCTCTTCACCACGGGGGCGAAGGCGATGAGGGGCACGGTCTGGCTGATGACGATCCACGGCAGCAGCCCGAACTCGGCCAGACGCCAGCGCTGCATGAGCAGCGCGAAGGCGATGCCCACGATCACTCCCACAGCCCACCCCGCTGCGGCGATGCCGAGCGTGGTGAGGGCAGCAAGGGCAACGACGGCCCAGAGCGGGAGCGCACCATCGGCGCGCGTGACCGGCTCGGCCAACCGCACCATCATGTCCCAGAGGTGCGGCATGGCCAGGTCGGTCGTGCGCGGAAGAACGCGGAGTTCACCAATCAGCACGCCGTTGTCGGGGCCGAAGAACTTGTAGCCCTCCCAGAGCAGCGCGATGAGCACTACGCCGGCGATGCCCCAGCCGAAGCCGCCGAGCAGCCGAGCGCGCGCGGGGTTAGCCAGCGCACCCGGCGAACTCGCGGGGCGGACGGCAACCTCCCCACGCTTATCGTTTTGGGTTGCCGTCATCGGGTTAGGCCTTCGCCGTCACTGTTTCGGTGAGAGCCGGAATAACCGTCTCGCCGTAGACGCGCAGCGTCTCCTCTTTGTTGTCGTGCTGCAGGTAGCCAGCGAACTGGTGGACCCCCAGCTCGCGCAGCTTCTCGAGCTTCTCGATGTGCTGCTCGGCGGTGCCCATGAGGCAGAACCGGTCAACGATCTCGTCGGGCACGAAGTCGGCGTGAGTGTTACCCGCCTGACCGTGCTGGTTGTAGTCGTAGCCTTCACGCTTCTCGATGTAGTCGGTGAGAGCCTTCGGCACGTCACCGTCACTGCCGTACTTTTTGACGATGTCGGCGACGTGGTTTCCCACCATTCCCCCGAACCAGCGGCACTGGTCGCGCATGTGCTCCCAGTCAT
Proteins encoded in this region:
- a CDS encoding type II toxin-antitoxin system VapB family antitoxin codes for the protein MTVTSIDIDPTELRTARDLTGSRSNRETVDLALRTLIALRRQPAAVERIIGRTFDDDQIDAPTSRPTAE
- a CDS encoding ABC transporter permease — translated: MTATQNDKRGEVAVRPASSPGALANPARARLLGGFGWGIAGVVLIALLWEGYKFFGPDNGVLIGELRVLPRTTDLAMPHLWDMMVRLAEPVTRADGALPLWAVVALAALTTLGIAAAGWAVGVIVGIAFALLMQRWRLAEFGLLPWIVISQTVPLIAFAPVVKSWGSRVEIGSFEWQDWMSVALIASYLAFFPITVGALKGLQSPDRIHVELFETYASGYWPTLLRLRLPASVPYLLPALRLGAANAVIGAVVAEVSTGLQGGIGRLLIQFAGQASGDPSKAWGPIFGAIVLGLVAAGSVALLGVILKDYRRTEEAA
- a CDS encoding MarR family winged helix-turn-helix transcriptional regulator, with amino-acid sequence MTNAREMDDRENALWRGFVSATQQLASSLDKQLVQDAQLSGPEHAVLTALTDHAEQSDTLLRARDLGFSLGWDRSRLSHLLKRMETRGLLERKSCPSDARGLDVQITADGLEAVRQASSGYLAFVRTHFFDLLTREEQDALASVSGKIKSTLEPQCDSAAAAS
- a CDS encoding reverse transcriptase family protein, coding for MTDAPPQTTGSPISGVPRVRRVPHPTPAAIAGALSYAFLAADQWATNSLIDAGARVLGARRRWLRTVVADVVAVYHRPPADSSRELASFVVQLPAFVEAIAKAKQQRRPIGLHHFPAAPSQARDRGDPVPVVDTVGELATLLGVTVGHLEWCADTKNWNRRAPAGRLQHYRYEWRQRPGRTPRLLEVPEERIRRVQRTLLDTVIGLIPTNVAAHGFVASRSAATGAALHTAREIVVTLDLTTFFTRVTAARIYGVFRQSGFPESVAHILTGLCTNSVPPRVIAAMPPGGSADERFALRQALAGNHLPQGAPSSPMLANLAIRRLDSRLTGWANAIGATYTRYADDLAFSGDRDLARRPDAFIRGVHRIVLDEGHNVNPRKTRVRRSGTKQTVTGIVVNERTNISRHDYDALKALLHNCAQHGPDSQNLSHHVDLRAHLMGRIAWVTALNPHKGEVLHTKFALIRW
- a CDS encoding ABC transporter permease, producing the protein MSADTSTTANAIVGRGVGARRSKGWTPRTEATLRIVAPISFGLIVLVIWQLLVTVGGVSDYLLPSPISIVTELVEFWPSVVSATALTGTNSLLGLLVGSLVGIVFAAVAARWRIADQMSAPIVAALAVVPIVALAPVLNSMFGADSQFGRQAIAAIASFVPIFINTLRGFRQTKPVHRDLMKAYATNSGQMLMKLTLPTARPFILTGIRIASSLAVISALVAEYFGGPRGGLGSLIATSAASSAYGRAWAYVVASIGLGLLFYLATLALERLVLRRVPTGGSR
- a CDS encoding PIN domain-containing protein, coding for MATYLVDNSIWQKAARSATIAARLRALSPQHLIITCPPQVLEYRHSARTDAEYAELREDMEHLLPALEHPSTSQALDIQHALWATGRIRAAGAFDCLIAAYALANDAIILNSDHDFGYIESATNGAVRQEFVPE
- a CDS encoding ABC transporter substrate-binding protein, which encodes MKFTKRRSLAAGAFAVTAAVLLAACSTGDGGDSGSSESADGLTEVKLQLQWLPQGQFAGYFAAADQGFFEEEGLDVEIIPSGGDIVPQDALANGDVDYAVAWVPKVLGSIEQGANLTDIAQIFQKSGTLQVSWADSGIDSVADFEGKKIGSWGFGNEWEIFAAMAAEGLDSSTVQIITQDFNMNAFLQGDIDAAQAMTYNEYAQLLESTDPDTGELYQPSDFNVISYEDTVGAMLQDAIWADTERLDSDEDYQETTVKFLKAVVKGWIYSAENPESAAEGTVAAGSGWGPSHELWMTNETNKLIWPAENGIGVIDEAAWDRTVEGAISAVNESGASPITTAPPATAWSNDWIMKALEELEADGVDTTGSSFSPIDVTLLEGGN
- a CDS encoding aspartate aminotransferase family protein, with amino-acid sequence MTEHDSRDLDAYALELDQAHIFHSWSAQTPAHAAAVSIKSGLGTRVWDHAGNEYLDFSSQHVNVNLGHQHPALLEAIRVQSQLLATISPPTANVTRGEAAKRLAAIAPEGFNRVFFTNGGSDANENAMRMARLYTGRDKILSAYRSYHGNTGSSIVATGDPRRIPNEFARGHVHFFGPYLYRSEFWATTPEQESERALQHLRRVIEAEGAETIAAVLLEPIPGTPGILMPPAGYLAGVRELCDQHGILLIFDEVMCGFGRTGEWFAFDAFDVRPDLITFAKGVNSGYVPVGGVIIDDPISAFFNDRVFPGGLTYSGHPLAAATVVASLDTIASEGVLEHVRDIGENHIGPALNALAERHPSIGEVRGRGVFWAIELVTDRGTREPVPAATMGRIRAGLVERGLLPFVTENRIQVLPPCVVTPAEIAEAMEIYDAVLTAELG
- a CDS encoding ABC transporter ATP-binding protein, producing the protein MSDQIPTTTSAINLGATMTADAAAVRVRGVNKQFQTATGIVHALENIDLTVQAGEFVSLIGPSGCGKSTLMRLIADLDDPTSGELTVFGKTATQARLDQDYGIAFQQAGLLPWRSVAANVALPLELHGVAAAARRTRVADLLDMVGLTEFADRFPDQLSGGMQQRVAIARSLAEQPRLLLMDEPFGALDEMTREKMQTDLVRIAADTGAAVVFVTHSIPEAVFLSDRVVVMSPRPGRISQIVEMRLDAAEGREERDDDLREASSFFEMVTEVREALHGGADHSAGDGAGTARGVDTR
- a CDS encoding NADPH-dependent FMN reductase; this encodes MTKIAIITGASRPGSVNQSVAEWVLAQVSTRDDAEFEIVNIADFDLPMLDEPYPAAYQNYQNDHTKAWSAKISEFDGFIFVAHEYNHSAGPVLVNALSYLNAEFNNKAAGFVSYGSMGGVRAVEHLRGILSELQVAHVQRSVMFSLFTDFENFSVFAPTEQNAGTLAPMVDQLTAWTRGMAAVRTEQLATVAA